The Oncorhynchus clarkii lewisi isolate Uvic-CL-2024 unplaced genomic scaffold, UVic_Ocla_1.0 unplaced_contig_460_pilon_pilon, whole genome shotgun sequence genome has a window encoding:
- the LOC139394468 gene encoding zinc finger protein 180-like isoform X1: MSSLSCSPPAKEEEVSWTEKEALVKEEDEEEKAVTIEKQVEGEAVTVKEEEKDVSVKEEEDAFRVKEEEDVTVKEEEEDVTVKEEEEDAVFGVKEEEEEMTVTSKMEEEEEEEETGYLGPVSQTHLMSSNGSNGELNRKMVLRNRSLINTREIRDYRGSSGEPQQHHEADEAEESPPRSEHLKKHKRKPTRKKSHHCSDCGKRFTSSTDLKRHQRKHTGEKPYSCDWCGKSFTTSSQLTIHQRIHTGEKPYHCSDCGTSFVSSQYLKSHKRTHTIAKPYHCSDCGKCFVSSQYLKSHQKTHTGEKPYSCDQCGKSFSHSSNLMVHLRVHTGEKPYSCDQCGKSFTSSSQLTIHKRTHTGDKPYHCSDCGKSFVSSQYLKSHQKTHKGEKPYSCDQCGRSFTHSSNMISHQRTHTGAKPCGCNQCGKRFTQPNILIAHQRTHTGEKPYSCDQCGKNYAGKRSLIKHQKVHT; encoded by the exons atgagttcactgAGCTGCTCTCCTCctgctaaagaagaggaggtctcctggacggagaaagaagctctcgtcaaagaggaggatgaagaggagaaggCTGTTACAATAgaaaaacaagtagagggtgaggctgttacggtgaaagaagaagagaaagacgtttcagtgaaagaagaggaagacgcgttcagagtgaaagaggaggaggatgttacagtaaaagaagaggaggaggatgttacagtaaaagaagaggaggaggatgcagtttttggagtgaaagaggaagaggaggagatgactgtcacatctaaaatggaggaggaagaagaagaggaggaaactggatatctgggcccggtttcccaaacgcatcttaTGTCATCCAATGGTTCTAACGGTGAACTTAACCGtaagatggttttgagaaaccgttccctgattaacacta gagagatacgggactatcgtggatcctctggagagcctcaacaacatcatgaaGCTGACGAGGCAGAGGAGAGTCCccccagatcagaacacctcaagaaacacaAGCGGAAACCCACAAGGAAGAAATCTcaccactgctctgactgtgggaagagattcacctctTCAACAGACCTTAAAAGACatcagagaaaacacacaggagagaaaccttatagctgtgattggtgtgggaagagttttactacatctagccagctgactatacaccagagaatacacacaggagagaaaccttaccactgctctgactgtggaacaaGTTTTGTTTCTTCCCAATATTTAAAATcacacaagagaacacacacaattgcgaaaccttaccactgctctgactgtggaaagtgTTTCGTTTCGTCACAATATTTAAAATCacaccagaaaacacacacaggtgagaagccttatagctgtgatcaatgtgggaagagttttagtcACTCAAGCAACCTGATGGTACATTTGAGagtgcacactggagagaaaccttatagctgtgatcaatgcggCAAGAGTTTTACTTCATCTAGTCAGCTGACTAtacacaagagaacacacacaggagataaaccttaccactgctctgactgtggaaagagttttgtttCGTCCCAATATTTAAAATCACACCAGAaaacacacaaaggagagaagccttatagctgtgatcaatgtgggaggagttttactCACTCAAGCAAcatgatatcacaccagagaacacacacaggagcgaAACCTTGtggctgtaatcaatgtgggaagaggtttACTCAGCCAAACATCCTGATAGCCCACCAGagaactcacacaggagagaaaccttatagctgtgatcaatgtggcaAGAATTACGCTGGTAAAAGATCTCTGATAAAACATCAGAAAGTacatacatga
- the LOC139394470 gene encoding zinc finger protein 180-like isoform X1 produces MSSLSYSPPDKEEEVSCSEKEALVKEEEEEEAVTVQKQVEVEAFTVKQEEKDVTVKEEEDTFRVKEEEDVTVKEEEDAGEEGEMTVTSKKEEETGYLSPVSQKQLKASNGSNGELSSNMVLRKRALINTRERPDYRGSSGEPQQHHEADEAEESPLRSEHLKKHQRKPTGKKLHRCSDCGKRFTSSTDLIRHQRIHTGEKSYSCDQCGKSFSVTSSLKAHQKTHTREKSYSCDQCGKSFVTSSILTTHQRTHTGEKPYSCDRCGKSFTTSNQLTIHQRTHTGEKPYHCSDCGRSFVSSQYLKSHKRTHTIAKPYHCSDCGKCFVSSQYLKSHQKTHTGEKPYSCDQCGKRFSHSSNLMVHLRMHTGEKPYSCDQCGKSFTSFSQLTIHKRTHTGDKPYHCSDCGKSFVSSQNLKSHEKTHTGEKPYSCDQCGRSFTHSRNMISHQRTHTE; encoded by the exons atgagttcactaagctactctcctcctgataaagaagaggaggtctcctgttcggagaaagaagctctcgtgaaagaggaggaggaagaggaggctgttacagtacaaaaacaagtagaggtTGAGGCTTTTACCGTGAAacaagaagagaaagacgttactgtgaaagaagaggaagacacgttcagagtgaaagaggaggaggatgttacagtaaaagaagaggaggatgcaggggaggagggggagatgactgtcacatcgaaaaaggaggaggaaactggatatctgagcccggtttcccaaaagcaacTCAAGGCGTCCAATGGTTCTAACGGTGAACTTAGCAGTAATATGGTTTTGAGAAAACGggccctgattaacacta gagagagacctgaCTATCGGGGATCATCTGgagagcctcaacaacatcatgaaGCTGACGAGGCAGAGGAGAGTCCCCtcagatcagaacacctcaagaaacaccagcgGAAACCCACAGGGAAGAAACTTCaccgctgctctgactgtgggaagagattcacctctTCAACAGACCTTATAAGACACCAGAGAATCcatacaggagagaaatcttatagttgtgatcaatgtgggaagagttttagtgTTACAAGCAGTCTGAAAGCacaccagaaaacacacacaagagagaaatcttatagttgtgatcaatgtgggaagagttttgttacaTCTAGCATTCTGActacacaccagagaacacacacaggagagaaaccttatagttgTGATcggtgtgggaagagttttactacatctaaccagctgactatacaccagagaacacacacaggagagaaaccttaccactgctctgactgtggaaggAGTTTTGTTTCTTCCCAATATTTAAAATcacacaagagaacacacacaatagcgaaaccttaccactgctctgactgtggaaaatgttttgtttcttcacaatatttaaaatcacaccagaaaacacacacaggtgagaagccttatagctgtgatcaatgtgggaagagatttagtCACTCAAGCAACCTGATGGTACATTTGAGaatgcacactggagagaaaccttatagctgtgatcaatgtggcaAGAGTTTTACTTCATTTAGCCAGCTGACTAtacacaagagaacacacacaggagataaaccttaccactgctctgactgtggaaagagttttgtttCGTCCCAAAATTTAAAATCACacgagaaaacacacacaggagaaaagccttatagctgtgatcaatgtgggaggagttttactCACTCAAGGAAcatgatatcacaccagagaacacacacagaatag
- the LOC139394470 gene encoding zinc finger protein 180-like isoform X2: protein MSSLSYSPPDKEEEVSCSEKEALVKEEEEEEAVTVQKQVEVEAFTVKQEEKDVTVKEEEDTFRVKEEEDVTVKEEEDAGEEGEMTVTSKKEEETGYLSPVSQKQLKASNGSNGELSSNMVLRKRALINTRERPDYRGSSGEPQQHHEADEAEESPLRSEHLKKHQRKPTGKKLHRCSDCGKRFTSSTDLIRHQRIHTGEKSYSCDQCGKSFSVTSSLKAHQKTHTREKSYSCDQCGKSFVTSSILTTHQRTHTGEKPYSCDRCGKSFTTSNQLTIHQRTHTGEKPYHCSDCEKPYSCDQCGKRFSHSSNLMVHLRMHTGEKPYSCDQCGKSFTSFSQLTIHKRTHTGDKPYHCSDCGKSFVSSQNLKSHEKTHTGEKPYSCDQCGRSFTHSRNMISHQRTHTE, encoded by the exons atgagttcactaagctactctcctcctgataaagaagaggaggtctcctgttcggagaaagaagctctcgtgaaagaggaggaggaagaggaggctgttacagtacaaaaacaagtagaggtTGAGGCTTTTACCGTGAAacaagaagagaaagacgttactgtgaaagaagaggaagacacgttcagagtgaaagaggaggaggatgttacagtaaaagaagaggaggatgcaggggaggagggggagatgactgtcacatcgaaaaaggaggaggaaactggatatctgagcccggtttcccaaaagcaacTCAAGGCGTCCAATGGTTCTAACGGTGAACTTAGCAGTAATATGGTTTTGAGAAAACGggccctgattaacacta gagagagacctgaCTATCGGGGATCATCTGgagagcctcaacaacatcatgaaGCTGACGAGGCAGAGGAGAGTCCCCtcagatcagaacacctcaagaaacaccagcgGAAACCCACAGGGAAGAAACTTCaccgctgctctgactgtgggaagagattcacctctTCAACAGACCTTATAAGACACCAGAGAATCcatacaggagagaaatcttatagttgtgatcaatgtgggaagagttttagtgTTACAAGCAGTCTGAAAGCacaccagaaaacacacacaagagagaaatcttatagttgtgatcaatgtgggaagagttttgttacaTCTAGCATTCTGActacacaccagagaacacacacaggagagaaaccttatagttgTGATcggtgtgggaagagttttactacatctaaccagctgactatacaccagagaacacacacaggagagaaaccttaccactgctctgact gtgagaagccttatagctgtgatcaatgtgggaagagatttagtCACTCAAGCAACCTGATGGTACATTTGAGaatgcacactggagagaaaccttatagctgtgatcaatgtggcaAGAGTTTTACTTCATTTAGCCAGCTGACTAtacacaagagaacacacacaggagataaaccttaccactgctctgactgtggaaagagttttgtttCGTCCCAAAATTTAAAATCACacgagaaaacacacacaggagaaaagccttatagctgtgatcaatgtgggaggagttttactCACTCAAGGAAcatgatatcacaccagagaacacacacagaatag